AATAACACCTTGGGATGATAATACTTCTAAGGGAGATTCAGTTACTGCACCTGTGTCCTCACTTTCACCCACTCCATCTAAAAACCACAACATCACCTCTACACAGTTAGATTCGCTAAGGAGAGGTAATATATCCTTTTTAATCTTGAGGTATTCTCTTAGTGCACCTCGCAGGGCGATGTAAGGAAATCTTACTGTAGCAGCAAGTCCATTGTAATAATCAAGACCGTGCAGGAGCGCATTTATCAATGTTTCATCAACTGCTACTGTCGGTTGAGGAGGTGAGAAATGGACTGCATTTTTAATGAAGGCTCGATCCTTCTTCAAGTTTAAGTAGACACAGCTTGGGTAGTACCGGGCGTGGAGAGTCCAGGGGTCATCCGAAGGTATGAAGTTgacaagaccaccaccacaataaaagcatcgtatatggtctccaactcctaagaaatatatatatatatatatatatataaacatttttcttttataaataaataaatgagaaagTAAATACTAACACGTCTCAAACAGACTTGGCTCCTGTGTTTACATTaagacaacaataataataataataataataataataataataataataataataataataacattatcttCCAATACTTACCACAAGAGAAAAAGCCAGCACGAGATAATTCTGCCGGAGACTGACCACACATATCAGGCCAGATGATGCCGAATGATGCCAAACGAGACTTATACCCCGCCATCTCTGGGTATATGGGCATAGAGAATGGTCGAATTCCCGAGTTTTCCTCACTCCATTCCACAGTACCtacaattattaaaataataataaatatatatatatatatatacgcttacCATTCCTATAAACACACTATGAAAGATAACTAtgtgttcaaacacacacacacacacacacacacacacacacacacacacacacacacacacacacacacacacacacacacacacacacacacaatcttattATCAAGCTATTCACAATGACTATACAAGCAATGTTATTCACAGTGACTATGAGATAACACATAATTGTGATGGATACTTACAACTGTTGGCtgaatttccatctctttccAGTTACAGGACGGAATAGGTGAAATTCAATCCATAGGCGTAGACCATGTTGCTTAGCGCAATGCTGACATTTTCAGTACGTTTACCAGTGATGAAAGGACAGTGTGGAGCTGCAGTTACATGACGACTGCGGGGGgtgtcctccccctccacccatccTCCAATTAAGGCATAACAGAAACTGCATATGCAGTAATCCACGGATTTGGTGAAGTAGAATCCATCACTGGCTAAATCCTGGGgcaaaagccagtcaagacgccaTCCCACAAAGGTGTCTAACCTCATCTGCTCACATTGCAATCGTTCCATGCTGCGGAAAGTTTTGGTGCGAAAGACGTCCATGCTGGGTTAAACACTCGAAATTGTGGTAAAGGTTTGACAGTTTCCGGGCTATTTATCCTCGAGAATGGGGTGACGCATTTTGCTACATATTCATTGAGAAATCTATGTATTAGCTTTAAGGTAAACCCAATTAGTTTAAGCAGAGGTAGTGGGAAAGATGAAATAGGTGGCTTCGCacggattgaaaaaaaaaaaaatctcatctGTTCTATCCAGTAGTGGATTAAAGTTTGCACTCGCTCTAAACACCGCTCGAGGGAGTAGTTTTTGTTGGagataaatatgatatatatacaatctttggacaacacccaccagtgggactcgaacccagaaagcacaactaccttccagtagctggcataactagtatgctttaacccactacgccatcagaccttacaaaagaagtagatagttcgagatatatatatctcaaacatctctacctcccgaaggcaccagatgagtgaggggtcagtctgcaattttcatcaagccactgtcaatgtgagagaactcgtgtccagcttataagcctatacttgcataaaccacaagtgaagataaacaatctttggacaacacccaccagtgggactcgaacccagaaagcacaactaccttccagtagctggcataactagtatgctttaacccactacgccatcagaccttacaaaagaagtagatagttcgagatatatatatctcaaacatctctacctcccgaaggcaccagatgagtgaggggtcagtctgcaattttcatcaagccactgtcaatgtgagagaactcgtgtccagcttataagcctatacttgcataaaccacaagtgaagataaacaatctttggacaacacccaccagtgggactcgaacccagaaagcacaactaccttccagtagctggcataactagtatgctttaacccactacgccatcagaccttacaaaagaagtagatagttcgagatatatatatctcaaacatctctacctcccgaaggcaccagatgagtgaggggtcagtctgcaattttcatcaagccactgtcaatgtgagagaactcgtgtccagcttataagcctatacttgcataaaccacaagtgaagataaacaatctttggacaacacccaccagtgggactcgaacccagaaagcacaactaccttccagtagctggcataactagtatgctttaacccactacgccatcagaccttacaaaagaagtagatagttcgagatatatatatctcaaacatctctacctcccgaaggcaccagatgagtgaggggtcagtctgcaattttcatcaagccactgtcaatgtgagagaactcgtgtccagcttataagcctatacttgcataaaccacaagtgaagataaacaatctttggacaacacccaccagtgggactcgaacccagaaagcacaactaccttccagtagctggcataactagtatgctttaacccactacgccatcagaccttacaaaagaagtagatagttcgagatatatatatctcaaacatctctacctcccgaaggcaccagatgagtgaggggtcagtctgcaattttcatcaagccactgtcaatgtgagagaactcgtgtccagcttataagcctatacttgcataaaccacaagtgaagataaacaatctttggacaacacccaccagtgggactcgaacccagaaagcacaactaccttccagtagctggcataactagtatgctttaacccactacgccatcagaccttacaaaagacccctcactcatctggtgccttcgggaggtagagatgtttgagatatatatatctcgaactatctacttcttttgtaaggtctgatggcgtagtgggttaaagcatactagttatgccagctactggaaggtagttgtgctttctgggttcgagtcccactggtgggtgttgtccaaagattgtttatcttcacttgtggtttatgcaagtataggcttataagctggacacgagttctctcacattgacagtggcttgatgaaaattgcagactgacccctcactcatctggtgccttcgggaggtagagatgtttgagatatatatatctcgaactatctacttcttttgtaaggtctgatggcgtagtgggttaaagcatactagttatgccagctactggaaggtagttgtgctttctgggttcgagtcccactggtgggtgttgtccaaagattgtttatcttcacttgtggtttatgcaagtataggcttataagctggacacgagttctctcacattgacagtggcttgatgaaaattgcagactgacccctcactcatctggtgccttcgggaggtagagatgtttgagatatatatatctcgaactatctacttcttttgtaaggtctgatggcgtagtgggttaaagcatactagttatgccagctactggaaggtagttgtgctttctgggttcgagtcccactggtgggtgttgtccaaagattgtttatcttcacttgtggtttatgcaagtataggcttataagctggacacgagttctctcacattgacagtggcttgatgaaaattgcagactgacccctcactcatctggtgccttcgggaggtagagatgtttgagatatatatatctcgaactatctacttcttttgtaaggtctgatggcgtagtgggttaaagcatactagttatgccagctactggaaggtagttgtgctttctgggttcgagtcccactggtgggtgttgtccaaagattgtttatcttcacttgtggtttatgcaagtataggcttataagctggacacgagttctctcacattgacagtggcttgatgaaaattgcagactgacccctcactcatctgttgccttcgggaggtagagatgtttgagatatatatatctcgaactatctacttcttttgtaaggtctgatggcgtagtgggttaaagcatactagttatgccagctactggaaggtagttgtgctttctgggttcgagtcccactggtgggtgttgtccaaagattgtttatcttcacttgtggtttatgcaagtataggcttatatgatatatatatatatatatatatatatatatatatatatatatatatatatatatatatatatatatgtatatatatatatataaatatatatatatatatatatatatatatatatatatatatatatatatatatatatatatatatatatatatatatattgttggatatTGTCTTCTGTGACGGtggcgttatgttctggtctcgaccttactctcatggtgtgtAGAGTAAATACCTCCATGATTTGGGTGATCATTGTAAGTtgatctattcttatgtgaatagcCTCAATAATTCACAATCTTCTTACATctggggttttgtctattatgcagatattcttgttcaacatttctcttgttagagtgatgacaTGAGCTTGTCTCATGCGATTCCTGGGGGGCAGCGGATTGAAGATGATGTGACAATCACCTCCTCAGCTTGGTTggtgtcatacctatgtacttagattgaaggttgcatccttcgtggggggggggggggggcgtaagtgtacatgtatacaacgcttgactgctgtagagggttctccttcGGAActgttttgataaggagtttggaagtcttcttgctttgtagaatattatcaggtctaTGTTTGGTTGGGagtagtgcatatatatatatatatgtgtgtgtgtatatatatatatatatatatatatatatatatatatatatatatatatatatatatatatatatatatatatatatatatatatatatatatatatatgtcgtacctagtagccagaacgcactcatcagcctactattcaaggcccgatttgcctaataagccaagttttcatgaattaattgtttttcgagtacctaacctacctaacctaacctaacctaacttttccggctacctaacctaacctaacctataaagataggttaggttaggttaggtagggttggttaggttcggtcatatatctacgttaattttaactccaataaaaaaaattgacctcatacataatgaaatgggtagctttatcatttcataagaaaaaaattagagaaaatatattaattcaggaaaacttggcttattaggcaaatttggccttgcatagtaggctgagaagtgcattctggctactaggtacgacatatatatatatatatatatatatatatatatatatatatatatatatatatatatatatatataaatatatatatatatatatatatatatatatatatatatatatatatatatatatatatatatatatatatatatatatatatatatattggtgtatactggcagcaggttttctttcaaacatgtttcattgaatatgaccgcatattctgtatttattattttctggtttagggcttctatccctctaactattttcttagcatcagggcttaattgaaataggagttctccaaaactcattttcgtacttttaaggtgaagaaaagaagtgatttactatagagtgtattacacttatttgtataatttgcacgacgtttcgaacctccatggtacattctcaagtgaacagatcttacaatactagttgattttatacccgcattaggtcaggtgataatacaatgaaggtgaaaacatggggggatacataagggataaacataggggctgcagaaggcttattggcccatacgaggcatctcctatctaaacacaaagattaatccagtgtaattggcctgttatgttggacattgtcttctgtgttggcatcgatatgttcttgtcttgtccttactctcatggtgggtagagtaaatagttccgtgatttgggtgttcatggtaggtcgctctattcttatgtgaattgcctcaagaatttgtaatcttcttgaatcttgggttttgtctattatgcaagtattcttgttcaacatttctcttgttagagtaatgtcatgggcttgtctcatgtgattcctaggggcaccagattgaagatggcatgtcaaacgcctcgtcagcttggtcgacgtcatacctatgtacttacattgaaggttacatccttcgtgggggcaagtgtacatgtatacaacgcttgactgctgtagagggttctccgtcggcttcgggctgtttttgataaggagttcggaagtcttcttggttttgtagaatattatcaggtttatgttttggttaggagtagtgctttttactcctttacggattatttctttcattattctttcctcttttatatgttcactgtgcatggttgatttgtaatataattttattgggggtgttgtggtttctgttctaggttctgaattataccaacggtccaagtgtcttcttatagcagcgtttatttccgcgttgctatatccgttgttcaccaatacctgagttactctttcaaactctctactcacgttgctccattcagagcagtgggtaagcgctcgacgaatataagcattgagaacactggctttgtatctttgggggcactcacttctaccgttcaggcataatcctatgttggtgggcttggtatatacgttggtgcttaaagaggttcctgtttttgttattagtacatccaagaatggcagactgttattttcactattttcatgtgtaaatcggagtactgactctctctctaggtgtctttttaggtcaattagttcatctgagtcttttactattacgtatatgtcatctacataacggcagtatacagttagtttttgtctgctactgaagaccctatcttgttatccaacataacaggccaattacactggattaatctttgtgtttagataggagatgcctcgtatgggccaataagccttctgcagcccctatgtttatcccttatgtatccgcccatgttttcacctacattgtattatcacctgacctaatgcgggtataaaatcaactagtattgtaagatctgttcacttgagaatgaaccatggaggttcgaaacgtcgtgcaaattatacaaataagtgtaatacactctatagtaaatcacttcttttcttcaccttaaaagtacgaaaatgagttttggagaacttctatttcaattaagccctgatgctaagaaaatagttagagggatagaagccctaaaccagaaaataataaatacagaatatgcggtcatattcaatgaaatatatatatatatatatatatatatatatatatatatatatatatatatatatatatatatatatatatatatatatatatatatatatatatatatacatatatatatatatatatatatatatatatatatatatatatatatatatatatatatatatatatatatatatatatgcaccgcTTTAGATTAATTTCTATAGTGAAGGAGATGTGAAGGGATATACCAAGCTCTCCACAACTAGAAAAAAATCATAGTTTGGTGCAAAGTCAATATAAAACCTCATTGTTGAGAATATAGTATTACACCTATCTTACTGCTAGAATGGACTATAATCCacgtttattaaataataataaataataaataaataatataaaatatgaacCTAAGGAGTATGGTTAATCATTAATTGGAAACTATCCCGGGAGCATGCGCGCACGCGCGCCACACACGACGAGGATAAAAGGGGGTGGATAGATCACACTAATTCACTCCTGCCCGCTCATCGCTCCCCTGTGTTTCATCTATATCGCGTTGGGGGAAAAAAAAATGAACTCCCTAGCCAAAATGAACTCTGTAGAAATTCATCACGGATACATGACGGATGAGGAATTTAACAATCGAGAGTGCTGCATTGTCTACTCTGTAAATTGTATATCGTGCTCCCCCTACGGTCTGTCCCAGGACATTGCTGAAAAATATTCTCATGCCACCGCTTACGCCAGAAAGCAATTGTATAATCTAAAGAGATGCATCAGAGAAGACCGTCCAACACCTGGATCCATTCACATCAGCAGAGACAGTCAAGGACCAAGCATAGTAGCCTTGGCAACGCAGTATGGATTAGGGAAgcctattgagaggaatgatattGCTCAAGCCATTACCGATAAATCAAAAGATTACTCTATGGTTAAAGGGTTGTGTGCTGATACGAAAGAAAACCGCTTGTTATACTTGACGAAATCATTAGAAGAACTCTTATTGTATATTGAAGATACCGAGGAGATCACGAAAGTTATTCTTCCCTGGGGTGTAGGTATGTCAGGTAGGTGTGAAGATGCGGAGTGGGAAAGTACTCACCTCCCCATTATTCAAaatatgcaggggagtttaaatCCTTATAACGTCAAAGTGATTTTAGTCCGCCCCAGGGAAACAGGAACGAAACAAAACAGGAAACCCAGTAACCTTCGCACGACCGTATAAAGGGGCGGCTGCTCTCCCCTCTCCGACTCACTTCCTCTACTCTACTCATCAGATAAGATGTTGACGACTGTAGCTGGCAGCCTTTCATCTTTTTCGGAGTACTCTTACTCCGACTGCATCATCTATGATATGGACGCCTGTAGTGTGATGATGAGTGGGGTGGTTGAAGAATTATGGACTCGTTATCCCTATGCTCGCATTCATCGGAGCAAACTGCCCTACAAAAAT
Above is a window of Procambarus clarkii isolate CNS0578487 chromosome 11, FALCON_Pclarkii_2.0, whole genome shotgun sequence DNA encoding:
- the LOC138363575 gene encoding baculoviral IAP repeat-containing protein 7-like; translation: MAGYKSRLASFGIIWPDMCGQSPAELSRAGFFSCVAVDETLINALLHGLDYYNGLAATVRFPYIALRGALREYLKIKKDILPLLSESNCVEVMLWFLDGVGESEDTGAVTESPLEVLSSQGVIFPRPVPPVVEVDEREEENAVHGAARFYCKVCFTQEINTVLIPCRHMVICLDCVTRCDKCPVCRGDVVHLLLPIIS